The proteins below are encoded in one region of Flavobacterium nackdongense:
- a CDS encoding SusC/RagA family TonB-linked outer membrane protein — protein MKLIQLTLILFILSTATVLGQKSIKGKVIDSEGIPIPGANVMVKGAKAGTVTDIDGSYKLANVKPTTILVFSFIGYQNKEVKVLDKQVINVTLSNDATQLDEIVLIGYDAVKKKDLTGSVSKIKAEDLSKTATANFDQALAGRAAGVKVSSNDGTPGNSLDIVIRGGNSITGSNAPLYVVDGIPFENFDPSSINTNDIKNFDILKDASATAIYGSRGANGVIIINTKGGRTDGKFEVRLSTAVGVQYIPNRLEVMGPYDYVKYQETLAYANDSFVAGTNVATFLRNWGDPENYRNVKGIDRQDEIFRTGIFRDNNIAISGGSKKGSFYYSGGYVDQEGTLITTGFKKFTNRLKFNSEVNENLKFNGQLTYSRAMQEGLQVAGNKATSVIKDAVSFRPVNPLRYDDSVEEEEDFQFQDQYLYDPEKSLRNTERTNNNDEFATTLGLNYTFQKKFTLTLNGNYWTKFNKTTLFYKQGTQEADRTNRGINGIVTNARFNTLSTSNTLKFKDVKGKHKYDALIGLEAQSRNSTGSRLQNTNLPTDEFGIDNLGIATGATIATTNYTENSIFSYFGRLNYEYKNRYLATVNFRSDASSKFTEENRVGYFPSFSLAWKVSEESFIKSIDAISEFKFRGGWGRTGNDRIGDYDAYNLFSVDASSGYILGSNQTFYPGAYQSNLAVPDLRWETTDQTNIGLDFGVFKRIDITADYYFKRTHDLLLDAETSPSTGFDKVQQNVGEVTNQGFEFTLNTINIKNKNFQWDTNFNISFNKTNTVKLNNGQTAILTDPEWDTQFMQNEYQYITKVNNPVGMIYGLEFDGIYQLDDFVLVNGGISSLKPGVPSYRTQMKPGMNKYKDQLTVDTNGDGVADAGDGIINEFDRKIIGNPQPKHTGGLINNFKYKSFDLQILLQWAYDFDILNGNDAQFGTIYNQTRNGFTSLRDIWTPTNTDTEIGGMRYDGINTTASFGYKLDSRFVDDGSYLKLKTIVLGYNLPKSVLKDLNLTNFRITFAAQNLYRWTSYKGYDPDVSVGRYGALTPGLDYSAYPQSATITGGLEVTF, from the coding sequence ATGAAACTTATACAATTAACACTAATACTTTTTATCCTATCTACAGCTACTGTTCTAGGTCAAAAATCGATCAAAGGTAAGGTTATAGATAGCGAAGGTATTCCAATTCCCGGAGCAAATGTAATGGTCAAAGGAGCAAAAGCAGGCACTGTGACCGATATTGATGGCTCGTACAAACTGGCTAACGTGAAACCCACAACCATTTTGGTTTTTTCCTTCATTGGATATCAAAATAAAGAAGTAAAAGTTCTTGACAAACAGGTTATCAATGTGACCTTATCCAATGATGCGACTCAACTCGATGAAATTGTTCTGATAGGATATGATGCTGTAAAGAAAAAAGATCTTACCGGCTCCGTTTCTAAAATTAAAGCCGAAGATCTTAGCAAGACCGCCACAGCCAATTTTGACCAAGCTTTGGCCGGAAGAGCTGCTGGAGTTAAAGTTTCATCAAACGATGGAACTCCAGGAAATTCCCTTGATATTGTCATCAGAGGAGGAAATTCTATCACAGGCTCTAATGCTCCCTTGTACGTAGTAGATGGAATCCCCTTTGAAAATTTTGACCCCTCAAGTATCAATACGAACGATATCAAAAATTTCGACATTCTGAAAGATGCTTCTGCCACAGCAATCTATGGTTCTAGAGGAGCCAATGGGGTAATCATCATCAATACCAAAGGAGGGCGAACTGACGGGAAATTTGAGGTGCGATTATCTACTGCTGTAGGGGTTCAATACATACCGAACCGTTTAGAAGTGATGGGACCCTACGATTATGTGAAATACCAAGAAACTTTGGCTTATGCCAACGATAGTTTTGTTGCGGGTACAAATGTTGCTACTTTTTTACGAAATTGGGGAGATCCTGAAAATTACCGAAATGTAAAAGGAATTGACCGACAAGATGAAATTTTTAGAACAGGGATTTTCAGAGATAATAATATTGCCATCAGCGGAGGAAGTAAAAAGGGCTCATTTTACTATAGCGGTGGTTATGTGGACCAAGAAGGAACCTTGATTACGACTGGATTCAAAAAATTCACTAACAGATTAAAATTCAATAGTGAAGTAAATGAAAATTTAAAATTCAATGGACAATTAACCTATAGCAGAGCCATGCAAGAAGGCTTGCAAGTAGCTGGCAACAAAGCCACAAGCGTCATCAAAGATGCGGTATCGTTCCGCCCTGTTAATCCATTGCGATATGATGATAGTGTTGAAGAAGAAGAAGATTTTCAATTTCAAGATCAATACCTTTATGATCCTGAAAAATCATTGAGAAACACGGAAAGAACGAATAATAACGACGAATTTGCTACTACTTTAGGGCTAAATTATACTTTCCAGAAAAAGTTTACCTTAACTTTAAATGGTAATTACTGGACAAAATTCAACAAAACCACCTTATTTTACAAACAAGGAACTCAGGAAGCAGACAGAACCAATCGCGGTATTAATGGTATCGTTACGAACGCCAGATTTAACACTTTATCTACCTCCAACACTTTGAAGTTTAAGGATGTCAAAGGAAAGCACAAATACGATGCTTTAATTGGTCTTGAAGCGCAGTCCAGAAATTCTACTGGGTCAAGATTACAAAATACAAATTTGCCAACAGACGAATTTGGAATTGATAATTTAGGAATTGCCACGGGAGCGACTATTGCTACCACCAATTACACCGAGAACTCTATTTTTTCTTATTTCGGAAGGCTAAATTACGAGTACAAAAACCGCTATTTGGCTACAGTGAATTTCAGGTCTGATGCCTCCTCAAAATTCACAGAAGAGAACAGAGTGGGTTATTTTCCCTCTTTTTCTCTTGCTTGGAAAGTTTCGGAAGAATCCTTTATCAAATCCATTGACGCCATCAGTGAATTCAAATTTCGAGGTGGCTGGGGAAGAACAGGAAATGACCGTATTGGCGATTATGATGCCTACAATCTATTCTCAGTTGATGCCTCAAGTGGATACATACTAGGTTCAAATCAAACATTTTATCCAGGAGCTTACCAAAGCAATTTGGCCGTGCCTGATTTGCGTTGGGAAACTACCGATCAAACCAATATTGGATTGGATTTTGGTGTATTCAAACGAATTGATATCACAGCGGATTATTACTTCAAAAGAACCCACGACCTATTATTGGATGCTGAAACTTCACCAAGTACAGGATTCGATAAGGTACAACAAAACGTGGGAGAGGTAACCAATCAAGGATTTGAATTCACCCTAAATACCATCAATATTAAAAACAAAAATTTTCAATGGGATACCAATTTCAATATTTCGTTCAATAAAACCAATACAGTTAAACTAAACAATGGTCAGACTGCAATTTTGACTGATCCAGAATGGGATACTCAGTTTATGCAAAACGAATACCAATACATCACAAAGGTAAACAACCCCGTAGGAATGATTTATGGATTGGAATTTGATGGAATCTATCAATTGGATGATTTCGTTTTAGTCAACGGAGGAATAAGCTCATTGAAGCCTGGAGTGCCATCCTACAGAACTCAAATGAAACCGGGTATGAACAAATACAAAGATCAATTGACCGTGGATACTAACGGAGATGGCGTAGCCGATGCTGGTGATGGTATCATCAACGAATTCGACCGAAAAATTATTGGAAATCCACAACCAAAACACACCGGTGGACTTATCAATAATTTTAAATATAAATCATTCGATTTACAGATTTTATTACAATGGGCCTATGATTTTGATATCCTAAACGGAAACGATGCTCAATTTGGAACCATTTACAACCAAACTAGAAACGGATTTACTAGTCTTAGAGATATTTGGACACCGACCAATACCGATACTGAAATTGGCGGAATGCGCTATGATGGTATTAATACAACAGCCTCTTTTGGTTACAAATTAGATTCCCGTTTTGTTGATGACGGTTCGTATTTAAAACTTAAAACTATTGTTTTGGGGTATAACCTACCCAAAAGCGTATTAAAAGACCTTAATCTTACTAATTTTAGAATAACATTTGCGGCTCAAAACTTGTACCGATGGACCAGTTACAAAGGATATGATCCTGATGTTTCTGTAGGACGCTATGGTGCATTGACACCAGGACTGGACTATTCCGCCTATCCACAAAGTGCAACAATCACAGGAGGCCTTGAAGTCACTTTTTAA
- a CDS encoding RagB/SusD family nutrient uptake outer membrane protein yields MKNNITKLTIVFISILALSGCSDYLESESKSAWKEENFYSNKQQANIAIAGIYSQLSNDQLYGNSFNVLIEGGTDETYTSDGGPTWDEAKYNFNSSSVPIKNAWLNFYSCIHLVNQFEKNLKPSIYSTVEEYNSVLAKAYFMRAFCYFNLANWFGPVPLRLTPVTSQKDNILAASPVLEVYQQVEKDFLFAAEHLVHANNAKYLPGEPNKMAAHGMLARLYLKMGGYQPYLSPVEANCYLPNNQQYFKKAQDQCEIVINDGWHQLNPSYRAHFLTYLQDKYDLKESLFEISFGNLEATGLHVSGRLGNINGVRFFGTADIPRGFCKINASQMLYNKYPSEDLRRTWNIAGFANNYTTSTSSYTMTYFFDNPLNQYYAPGKFRRWEPKNLDELIVATRLTNAEYVILNNTTGSATDPNFTSINFPILRYSDILLMHAEACIGGKEGTLDASDKAINSLNLVRLRAGLDEYSGSLAHKDFFDEIVDERLRELCFEGLRKQDLIRWNLLEKKLAENNLAIKASATYSDSNVFHQTYLAAGKNFDKTKHLLLPYPIQETQLNTALIPR; encoded by the coding sequence ATGAAAAATAATATAACAAAACTCACCATAGTTTTCATTTCAATACTAGCTCTTTCTGGTTGCTCTGATTACCTTGAATCTGAATCCAAATCAGCCTGGAAAGAAGAAAATTTCTACTCTAACAAGCAGCAAGCCAACATCGCCATTGCGGGGATTTACAGTCAGCTCTCGAACGATCAACTTTATGGAAACTCGTTCAATGTTCTGATCGAAGGTGGCACAGATGAAACCTATACCAGCGACGGTGGTCCAACCTGGGACGAAGCGAAATATAATTTTAATTCTTCCTCTGTGCCCATTAAAAACGCTTGGCTTAATTTTTACAGCTGTATCCATTTGGTCAATCAATTCGAGAAAAATTTAAAACCCTCTATTTATTCTACCGTTGAAGAATACAATTCGGTATTGGCAAAAGCCTATTTTATGCGTGCTTTTTGCTATTTTAACCTAGCCAATTGGTTTGGACCAGTACCTTTGAGATTGACGCCTGTTACCTCTCAAAAAGACAACATCCTAGCGGCATCGCCGGTACTAGAAGTGTACCAGCAGGTGGAAAAAGATTTCTTGTTTGCAGCTGAACATCTAGTTCACGCCAATAATGCTAAATATTTACCCGGTGAACCGAACAAAATGGCTGCACACGGCATGTTAGCGCGATTGTATTTAAAAATGGGTGGTTACCAACCGTATTTATCTCCGGTAGAAGCCAATTGTTATTTACCAAACAATCAACAATATTTCAAAAAAGCGCAAGATCAGTGTGAAATCGTAATAAATGATGGTTGGCATCAATTAAACCCCAGTTATAGAGCACACTTTTTGACATACTTGCAAGACAAATATGACTTAAAAGAATCTTTGTTCGAAATTTCTTTTGGCAACCTAGAAGCTACCGGTCTGCATGTCAGCGGTCGACTTGGAAATATAAATGGCGTTCGTTTCTTTGGCACTGCCGATATACCTCGTGGTTTTTGTAAAATTAATGCAAGCCAAATGCTGTATAACAAATATCCTTCTGAAGACCTAAGAAGAACTTGGAATATTGCAGGTTTTGCCAATAATTATACTACTTCCACTTCAAGTTATACCATGACCTATTTCTTCGACAATCCTTTAAATCAATATTATGCTCCAGGAAAATTCAGACGATGGGAACCCAAAAATCTGGATGAATTAATCGTTGCAACCAGACTAACTAACGCAGAATATGTTATTCTCAATAATACTACCGGCTCAGCCACCGACCCTAACTTTACCAGTATCAATTTCCCAATACTTCGCTATTCTGACATTCTCTTAATGCACGCTGAGGCTTGTATTGGCGGAAAAGAGGGAACTCTTGACGCTAGCGACAAGGCTATCAATAGCTTAAACTTGGTTAGACTAAGAGCAGGACTAGATGAATACTCTGGCAGTTTGGCTCACAAAGACTTTTTTGATGAAATTGTGGACGAAAGACTACGTGAACTTTGTTTTGAAGGATTACGCAAACAAGATCTAATTCGATGGAACTTGCTGGAAAAGAAATTAGCCGAAAATAATTTGGCTATCAAAGCAAGCGCAACTTACAGTGATAGCAATGTATTCCATCAAACCTATTTGGCTGCTGGTAAAAACTTTGATAAAACGAAACATTTATTATTGCCCTATCCGATACAAGAAACACAATTGAATACGGCTCTTATTCCAAGATAA
- a CDS encoding heparinase II/III domain-containing protein, translating into MLHIKNYRATVSLLIGMVLMSFAIQAQNAPATETYNYAKIASHPRLLLNNEDEKAMAKAIGAVPEFKKIDAFIKESADKFILQEPLVFEKKGKRLLAVSRKAFTRLYYWSYSYRLTKDKKYLDRAEKEMLALCAFESWNPSHFLDTGEMCLGLAIAYDWMYADLKESTKQIVRKAIVEKAFKPSYLKENNFFVESSGNWNSVCNAGLVFGALAIMEDEKNECVPIIERAMKSNLLPLAAYAPDGNYPEGPGYWNYGTSFQVMLIAALESALGSDNGLSKSPGFMKTGNYMQFAAGNSGSLFNYSDCGERQVASATLFWFADKTKNTSLISKEMELINAGYYTVAENSDSERILPNALIFGKNLNFSKTILPTQKIFVGHGKIPVAIVRTDWNGTNGQYLGIKGGGADAGHSHLDQGSFVYDVNGLRWAMDFGLQSYITLESKGVDIWGSIEEKGAEKWQAAERWDVFKYNNFNHNTLSINNKKHNVAGKATIIESFEKGKELGAKVDLAPVLNFNNEVKMATRKAVIVDESYLKIEDVVEANLNPVDLRWNMATAATAKIVDKNTIKLSQKGKVMVLKFTANIPFTLVLRPSEDPSKIKAEFKEGNYGDYNQINKGTSMLGFDCQIPANTKANFTVTFTEQKQELKLKPNVIVLDATDPNTASEGDAKYFDVSPIQITDSGDVAPTETPDWNPYGKITVAKALGKTFKFRIDAKAITSTGIAEAGIDRSNNGQLGIRGGGNNGIEKNEGLLLGLDLSEFDSATTFKLTKIGFTLFDATESCVINNRKSQNKMLVYKGSDTDLVQDVKLTADRQIKLVDVSSLGITLNGGLNHQDFLSLFNTGDEKSTFRISGFEFEVK; encoded by the coding sequence ATGTTACATATAAAAAATTATCGTGCCACAGTCTCTCTGTTGATTGGTATGGTCCTGATGTCTTTTGCAATTCAAGCGCAAAATGCCCCAGCGACAGAGACGTATAATTACGCAAAAATAGCAAGTCATCCCCGCTTATTACTCAATAATGAGGATGAAAAAGCAATGGCAAAAGCAATTGGCGCGGTCCCAGAATTCAAAAAAATCGATGCGTTCATCAAAGAATCTGCCGACAAATTTATTTTGCAAGAACCTCTAGTTTTTGAAAAAAAAGGCAAAAGATTACTGGCAGTATCCCGAAAAGCATTTACTAGACTCTACTATTGGTCTTATTCGTACCGTCTTACTAAAGATAAAAAATACCTCGATAGAGCCGAAAAAGAAATGTTGGCACTGTGCGCATTTGAAAGTTGGAATCCTTCGCACTTTCTTGATACGGGCGAAATGTGTTTGGGACTTGCAATTGCCTATGATTGGATGTATGCTGATTTAAAGGAAAGCACCAAACAAATCGTTCGAAAAGCTATCGTTGAAAAAGCCTTTAAACCCTCCTATCTTAAAGAAAATAACTTTTTTGTTGAATCATCAGGGAACTGGAATTCGGTTTGTAATGCCGGTTTGGTTTTTGGCGCTTTAGCCATAATGGAAGATGAGAAAAACGAATGTGTTCCAATTATCGAAAGAGCAATGAAATCCAATCTTCTGCCTTTAGCCGCTTATGCTCCGGACGGAAATTATCCGGAAGGCCCAGGCTATTGGAATTATGGAACCTCGTTTCAAGTGATGTTAATTGCAGCTCTTGAAAGTGCTTTAGGTTCAGATAATGGATTGTCTAAATCGCCGGGTTTTATGAAAACTGGCAATTATATGCAGTTTGCAGCCGGAAATTCTGGAAGTCTATTCAATTACTCCGATTGTGGGGAAAGACAAGTGGCCTCAGCTACTCTATTTTGGTTTGCCGATAAAACTAAAAACACTTCTTTAATTTCAAAAGAAATGGAGTTGATCAATGCAGGCTATTACACAGTTGCTGAGAACTCCGATTCTGAGCGAATTTTGCCAAACGCACTTATTTTTGGTAAAAACTTAAATTTTTCTAAAACTATTTTGCCCACACAAAAAATATTCGTGGGACACGGAAAAATCCCAGTTGCAATAGTAAGAACCGATTGGAATGGGACAAATGGCCAATATTTAGGAATTAAAGGCGGAGGTGCCGATGCTGGACATTCCCATTTAGATCAAGGTTCGTTCGTTTATGATGTTAATGGTCTGCGTTGGGCTATGGATTTTGGCTTGCAAAGTTATATCACTCTGGAAAGCAAAGGGGTGGACATCTGGGGTTCAATAGAAGAGAAAGGAGCGGAAAAATGGCAAGCAGCGGAACGATGGGATGTTTTCAAATACAATAATTTTAATCACAACACCTTATCAATCAACAACAAAAAGCATAATGTAGCGGGAAAAGCCACCATTATTGAATCTTTTGAAAAAGGAAAAGAATTAGGCGCAAAAGTAGATTTAGCTCCAGTGCTTAATTTTAATAATGAAGTAAAAATGGCCACTAGAAAAGCGGTTATTGTGGATGAATCCTATTTGAAAATTGAAGATGTTGTAGAAGCTAACCTTAATCCAGTAGATTTACGATGGAATATGGCTACTGCTGCGACTGCTAAAATTGTGGACAAAAACACGATAAAACTTTCTCAAAAAGGCAAAGTAATGGTATTAAAGTTTACTGCTAATATTCCTTTTACCTTAGTTTTGCGTCCTTCAGAAGACCCAAGTAAAATCAAGGCGGAATTTAAAGAGGGTAATTATGGCGATTACAACCAAATAAACAAAGGAACTTCAATGTTAGGATTTGATTGCCAAATTCCTGCCAATACCAAAGCCAATTTCACGGTTACTTTTACAGAACAAAAACAAGAACTTAAGTTAAAACCTAATGTAATTGTTCTCGACGCTACTGATCCCAACACAGCTTCTGAGGGAGATGCAAAATATTTTGATGTTTCGCCAATTCAGATCACCGATTCAGGCGATGTAGCACCAACAGAAACTCCGGACTGGAATCCTTACGGAAAAATTACGGTTGCAAAAGCCTTAGGGAAAACCTTCAAATTTAGAATCGATGCCAAAGCAATTACTTCAACCGGAATTGCTGAGGCAGGTATCGATCGATCGAATAATGGTCAATTAGGCATTCGAGGTGGAGGAAATAACGGTATTGAAAAAAACGAAGGCTTGCTATTGGGTTTAGACCTGAGCGAATTTGATTCGGCTACCACTTTTAAACTGACCAAAATTGGATTTACTCTTTTTGATGCCACTGAATCTTGTGTAATAAACAATCGTAAATCACAAAATAAAATGTTGGTTTATAAAGGGAGCGACACTGATTTAGTTCAGGATGTCAAACTAACTGCAGACCGTCAAATAAAATTGGTTGACGTTTCAAGTTTGGGTATTACACTAAATGGCGGACTGAATCATCAGGATTTCTTATCTCTTTTCAATACAGGCGATGAGAAAAGTACTTTCAGAATATCAGGTTTTGAATTTGAAGTAAAATAA
- a CDS encoding sulfatase family protein — MNHSKRIIYFLMLVLLVLVSSCKTSKIDKTSEITMAPNIVFIYLDDLGYGDLSSYGAKGLSTPNIDKLASGGVKFTNGYATSATCTPSRYALMTGVYPWRNKDAKILPGSAPLLIAENQVTIPKMLKEKGYHTGIVGKWHLGLGNGEVDWNKPITPGPNQVGFDYSYIMAATQDRVPTVYIDNGSVVGLDPNDPIEVNYDQNFPGQKTGKDNPELLTMKWHHGHNSSIVNGIPRIGYMKGGEKAKWNDLEMSDHFLAKAQNYVKEHKDKPFFLYYAMQQPHVPRTPNPRFVGTSKLGPRGDVIVEADWTIGEFIKTLEKEGVLENTLIVLTSDNGPVLNDGYYDKAVEKNGAHSPTGGLRGGKYSLFEGGTRVPFITYWKGKITPKVSDALVCQLDLLSSIASLVNAKTTENDSQNILSSFLGTSKTGRENLILEASTRTAFREGDWIMIPPYQGPEINKEVNIELGNSNDFSLYNIKEDHGQKINLASTMPQKLKEMIATFEKIRGKDYKNIESLQLK, encoded by the coding sequence ATGAATCATTCAAAACGCATTATATATTTTTTGATGCTAGTTTTATTGGTGCTGGTTTCGAGTTGTAAAACCTCCAAAATTGATAAGACATCAGAAATCACAATGGCTCCCAATATCGTTTTTATATACTTAGATGATTTGGGTTATGGCGATCTCAGTTCTTATGGTGCTAAAGGTTTATCAACACCTAACATCGATAAACTGGCATCGGGTGGAGTGAAATTTACCAATGGATACGCCACCTCGGCAACTTGCACCCCAAGTCGATATGCTTTGATGACTGGAGTGTATCCGTGGAGAAATAAAGATGCAAAAATTTTACCCGGAAGCGCTCCTCTGTTAATAGCAGAAAACCAAGTCACGATTCCAAAAATGTTAAAAGAAAAAGGCTATCATACAGGAATCGTAGGTAAGTGGCATCTAGGTTTAGGAAACGGCGAAGTCGATTGGAACAAACCAATTACTCCAGGTCCTAACCAAGTAGGTTTTGATTATTCCTATATTATGGCAGCCACCCAAGATCGCGTGCCAACCGTTTATATTGACAATGGTTCGGTGGTGGGTCTTGACCCTAATGACCCCATCGAGGTGAATTATGATCAAAATTTTCCAGGACAAAAAACAGGGAAAGATAATCCTGAATTGTTGACTATGAAATGGCACCACGGCCACAACAGCAGCATCGTAAACGGAATTCCGCGTATTGGATATATGAAAGGAGGAGAAAAAGCAAAATGGAATGACCTCGAAATGTCGGATCATTTTTTGGCAAAAGCACAGAATTATGTGAAAGAACACAAAGACAAACCCTTTTTCTTGTATTACGCAATGCAACAACCTCACGTTCCACGTACACCGAACCCAAGATTTGTAGGAACTTCAAAACTTGGCCCTCGTGGTGATGTGATAGTCGAAGCGGATTGGACAATTGGAGAATTTATAAAAACACTAGAAAAAGAAGGGGTTCTGGAAAACACTTTAATAGTGCTAACCAGTGACAACGGTCCCGTTTTGAACGATGGATATTATGATAAAGCGGTAGAAAAAAATGGCGCCCACTCTCCTACTGGCGGATTAAGAGGCGGAAAATACAGCCTATTCGAAGGCGGAACCAGAGTCCCTTTTATTACCTATTGGAAAGGAAAAATTACACCAAAGGTTTCCGATGCTTTGGTCTGTCAACTGGATTTACTGTCATCAATTGCCTCTTTAGTCAACGCAAAGACCACTGAAAACGATAGCCAAAACATCTTAAGTTCATTTTTAGGAACCAGCAAAACAGGTCGGGAGAATTTGATCCTTGAGGCATCAACTAGAACCGCTTTTCGAGAAGGTGATTGGATTATGATTCCTCCCTACCAAGGACCTGAGATTAATAAAGAAGTGAACATCGAACTCGGAAACTCTAACGATTTTTCACTGTATAACATTAAAGAAGATCACGGACAAAAAATCAATTTAGCTTCCACAATGCCCCAAAAATTGAAAGAAATGATTGCAACTTTTGAAAAAATACGAGGTAAAGATTATAAAAATATCGAGTCTTTACAGCTAAAGTAA
- a CDS encoding sialate O-acetylesterase, translating to MKNTTQALLTIIALCCLLPNAFAKIKLPAIVSSNMVLQRNTNIKIWGWADAKEKITIKTSWTKESYTAVADAEGNWLVTIATTNSKAPQKLTLKSNTSDIKLENILFGEVWLCSGQSNMEMPMKGFMGQPTFGSANAIADSNNPNLRLFNVTKFKGSKTPLKDIEKFFPWQQASPENVKNFSAVAYFYGSQLQQILDVPVGIIQTSWGGSAVEAWISNEVMSSIEKVEIKDEQIATNAKGTPTVLFNSMINPLIPYTIKGVLWYQGESNRGEAEKYTKLFPAMVADWRKRWNIGDFPIYYAQIAPYIYDGNNQTVDKKNSAFIREAQLRCLDLIPNSGIAITMDIGTRDGIHPPKKKEVADRLLFNALNQTYNYKTIDFAGPIFDAMEIKEGGLNLKFKNTYNGVYAYNGLEGFEIAGSDKVFYPANAKIVDRKTVLVSSDKVPNPVAVRYAWDNWVMGTLYNTNLLPASSFRTDNWTDATRYKDNAN from the coding sequence ATGAAAAATACAACACAAGCACTACTAACCATTATAGCACTATGTTGCTTGCTACCCAACGCATTCGCAAAAATTAAACTGCCTGCCATTGTATCATCCAATATGGTTTTGCAAAGAAATACCAACATAAAAATTTGGGGTTGGGCCGATGCCAAAGAGAAAATTACCATCAAAACATCTTGGACAAAAGAATCGTATACTGCGGTTGCCGATGCCGAAGGGAATTGGCTCGTTACTATTGCCACTACCAACAGCAAAGCGCCACAAAAACTAACCTTAAAAAGCAACACATCGGATATCAAATTAGAAAACATCCTTTTTGGTGAAGTTTGGCTCTGTTCAGGCCAATCCAATATGGAAATGCCGATGAAAGGATTTATGGGACAACCTACTTTTGGATCTGCTAATGCCATCGCCGACTCTAATAATCCTAATTTGCGACTATTCAATGTGACTAAATTTAAAGGTTCTAAAACACCTTTGAAAGATATTGAAAAATTTTTCCCTTGGCAGCAAGCATCGCCTGAAAATGTCAAAAACTTTAGCGCTGTAGCCTATTTTTATGGAAGTCAATTGCAACAGATTTTAGATGTTCCGGTTGGGATCATTCAAACTTCTTGGGGAGGAAGCGCAGTTGAGGCTTGGATCAGCAATGAAGTGATGTCTAGCATTGAAAAAGTTGAAATCAAAGACGAACAAATCGCAACGAATGCCAAAGGTACCCCAACTGTACTATTCAATTCGATGATCAATCCATTGATTCCTTATACCATCAAAGGAGTGTTATGGTATCAAGGAGAGTCGAATCGTGGTGAAGCTGAAAAGTACACCAAACTTTTCCCGGCTATGGTCGCTGATTGGAGAAAACGCTGGAACATTGGTGATTTCCCGATCTATTACGCCCAAATTGCACCTTATATTTATGATGGAAACAATCAAACAGTGGATAAAAAAAATTCGGCTTTTATCCGCGAAGCACAATTACGATGTTTGGATTTGATTCCGAATTCGGGAATTGCCATTACGATGGATATTGGTACGAGAGATGGCATTCATCCACCAAAAAAGAAAGAAGTAGCCGATAGATTGTTGTTCAATGCACTGAACCAAACCTACAATTATAAAACGATAGATTTTGCAGGTCCCATATTTGATGCTATGGAAATCAAAGAGGGTGGTTTGAATCTTAAATTCAAAAACACTTACAATGGAGTTTATGCCTACAATGGCCTAGAAGGTTTTGAAATCGCGGGAAGTGATAAGGTATTTTATCCAGCCAATGCTAAAATTGTAGACCGTAAAACGGTATTGGTTTCTAGCGACAAAGTACCTAATCCGGTAGCCGTTCGATATGCTTGGGACAATTGGGTTATGGGTACTTTATACAACACCAACCTCCTGCCCGCTTCCTCGTTTAGAACCGATAATTGGACTGATGCCACAAGATATAAAGACAATGCAAATTAA